Proteins from a genomic interval of Micromonospora sp. NBC_00389:
- a CDS encoding carboxypeptidase regulatory-like domain-containing protein, translating to MRWLAAAVAVVLATTLLTAPAPAAGAAADKLQPAARQALTGGRTADLIVELAESADLSAARGLRTHAQRTAYGQRTLSTLAERSQRGIRQLLTQRKVDHHPFWIVNAVHVEHADAKLAAELAGRPEVRTVRTMRTFQLPEPTPAQRTAAAAAVEWNIDRIQAPQVWSQFGVRGEGIVVASIDSGVQFDHPALVRQYRGNVGNGVFDHRFNWYDPYGQCLTAPCDTHGHGTHTMGTMVGDDGDGTHIGVAPGARWVAARGCVGGGCTELALLLAGEWVMAPFDDTFTFRPDLAPHIVNNSWGSPVSDPFYSQVVSRWIDVGIMPVFSAGNSGPACDTVGSPADYTQAYAVAAFDADNAIADFSSRGAAATEIKPDIAAPGVAVVSSVPGGRYEAYNGTSMAAPHVSGAVALLWSAAPELIGNIPATRALLDGGAVDVADTQCGGTVADNPVWGKGRLDVHAAVVAAPHGPRGTLTGVARGPAGPVVGASVRLNGPNRTERVATTDTAGRYTVTVAPGTYTLSVRAFGFSDGAISATVTANSTATTDLNLVALARHAITGVVRDPGGLGTPGIAVKLLATPLPAVVTGPDGAYRIDGVPVGGYTLTFGAGRCLSAGSRQVTVDGAETVDLRPPAQVDASGYQCNGTTAPFPAGTTTLALTGDDESTQVNLPFPVPFYGRNQTTMWVATNGFLTFDRATDNSINREVPNPSTPNAAVFGFWDDLIVDAQAEVRTANYGAAPDRRFVVEWRNVTFYEDGTQRVTFAIELSETGAVTVHYRDLTTGAVARGAGASVGVENQAGTIGLEYSRDVAALRPNSAITFRAAGSLHGTVTKPDGSPAANALISAVTGDTSAVTTTAAADGTYVLHLPLGTYTVDVSLVTFGIHRSTIVLDTSGERMRHDVRLSLNERTVSGVIRDSLGQPVRGAEVWLAHSDLPTVRMTTAADGAYRFTKVPESDVATYVYASVNSCQRDGRLYLPTIIGGDAVTDITVVSPMGVIDGADGFGHQCLLGAVEPSFATTTVTTSEYGAPTAVPLPFPFRLYGQQFSTAYVSRYGYLTFEPASYQSGSNSTLPSNSSSAPDAAVYAFWDSLVMDGSSRVAHGTAGTAPNRRFMVSWQDMLLDGERLSVDAVLHENGRIDLQHRSLPDTADGRGDGATVGIEDADSSYAQEYSYNEEWLRSGQSVRFLPPGTVTGVVTDATTGAPLAGATVEFLRLEEVEEETVTDATGTFTLRVPLGTWDLAVDAAGHFPGTAQQRLDAPYGTVRRDVTLTPIG from the coding sequence GTGCGGTGGCTCGCCGCCGCGGTGGCCGTCGTACTCGCAACGACCCTGTTGACCGCTCCCGCTCCCGCGGCTGGTGCCGCCGCCGACAAGCTCCAACCGGCGGCGCGCCAGGCGCTGACCGGCGGGCGCACCGCCGATCTGATCGTCGAGCTGGCCGAGAGCGCCGACCTGAGCGCGGCCCGCGGGCTGCGAACACATGCCCAGCGCACCGCCTACGGGCAGCGGACCCTGTCCACGCTGGCCGAGCGCAGCCAGCGCGGCATCCGGCAGCTGCTCACCCAACGCAAGGTCGACCACCATCCGTTCTGGATCGTCAACGCGGTCCACGTCGAGCACGCCGACGCGAAGCTCGCCGCCGAGCTGGCCGGCCGGCCCGAGGTGCGCACCGTACGCACCATGCGCACCTTCCAGCTGCCGGAACCGACCCCGGCGCAGCGAACCGCGGCGGCCGCAGCCGTCGAGTGGAACATCGACCGCATCCAAGCCCCGCAGGTATGGTCGCAGTTCGGCGTGCGCGGCGAGGGCATCGTGGTCGCCAGCATCGACAGCGGCGTGCAGTTCGACCATCCCGCGCTGGTCCGCCAGTATCGCGGCAACGTCGGCAACGGCGTGTTCGACCACCGGTTCAACTGGTACGACCCGTACGGTCAGTGCCTCACCGCGCCCTGCGACACCCACGGCCACGGCACGCACACCATGGGCACCATGGTCGGCGACGACGGCGACGGCACCCACATCGGCGTCGCGCCCGGCGCGCGCTGGGTGGCCGCCCGCGGCTGCGTCGGCGGCGGCTGCACCGAACTGGCCCTGCTGCTGGCCGGCGAATGGGTCATGGCGCCGTTCGACGACACCTTCACCTTCCGTCCCGACCTCGCCCCGCACATCGTCAACAACTCGTGGGGCTCGCCGGTCAGCGACCCGTTCTACAGCCAGGTGGTCAGCCGGTGGATCGACGTCGGCATCATGCCGGTCTTCTCCGCGGGCAACAGCGGCCCCGCCTGCGACACTGTCGGCTCGCCCGCCGACTACACCCAGGCGTACGCGGTGGCCGCGTTCGACGCCGACAACGCCATCGCCGACTTCTCCAGCCGCGGCGCGGCCGCCACGGAGATCAAGCCGGACATCGCCGCGCCAGGCGTCGCCGTGGTGTCCTCGGTGCCGGGCGGACGCTACGAGGCGTACAACGGGACCTCGATGGCGGCGCCGCACGTCTCCGGGGCGGTGGCGCTGCTGTGGTCGGCGGCACCGGAACTGATCGGCAACATCCCCGCGACCCGGGCCCTGCTCGACGGCGGCGCGGTCGACGTCGCCGACACGCAGTGCGGCGGCACAGTGGCCGACAATCCCGTCTGGGGCAAGGGCCGCCTTGACGTGCACGCCGCGGTCGTCGCCGCGCCGCACGGCCCCCGCGGCACGTTGACCGGCGTTGCCCGAGGGCCCGCCGGACCGGTTGTCGGCGCGTCGGTGCGGCTCAACGGGCCCAACCGCACCGAGCGGGTGGCCACCACCGACACCGCCGGCCGCTACACCGTCACCGTGGCGCCCGGCACCTACACCCTGTCGGTCAGAGCGTTCGGGTTCAGCGACGGCGCCATCTCCGCCACCGTGACCGCCAACAGCACCGCGACCACCGACCTGAACCTCGTCGCGCTGGCGCGGCACGCCATCACCGGCGTGGTCCGCGACCCGGGCGGCTTGGGCACCCCCGGTATCGCGGTGAAGTTGCTGGCCACACCGCTGCCCGCGGTAGTCACCGGGCCCGACGGCGCTTACCGCATCGACGGCGTGCCGGTCGGTGGGTACACCCTCACCTTCGGGGCGGGCCGCTGCCTCAGCGCGGGCAGCCGGCAGGTGACGGTGGACGGGGCGGAGACGGTCGACCTGCGCCCGCCCGCCCAGGTGGACGCCTCCGGCTACCAGTGCAACGGCACGACCGCGCCGTTCCCGGCGGGCACCACCACCCTGGCGCTCACCGGCGACGACGAATCGACGCAGGTGAACCTGCCCTTCCCGGTGCCGTTCTACGGCCGCAACCAGACCACCATGTGGGTGGCCACCAACGGATTCCTCACCTTCGACCGGGCCACGGACAACTCCATCAACCGGGAGGTGCCCAACCCGTCCACCCCGAACGCGGCGGTCTTCGGGTTCTGGGACGACCTGATCGTCGACGCCCAGGCCGAGGTGCGCACCGCCAACTACGGTGCCGCACCCGACCGGAGGTTCGTGGTCGAGTGGCGCAACGTGACGTTCTACGAGGACGGGACGCAGCGGGTCACGTTCGCCATCGAACTCTCGGAGACCGGCGCGGTCACCGTGCACTACCGCGACCTGACCACAGGTGCCGTGGCCCGGGGCGCGGGAGCGAGCGTGGGCGTGGAGAACCAGGCCGGCACCATCGGGCTCGAATACTCCCGCGATGTGGCAGCGCTTCGCCCGAACAGCGCCATCACGTTCCGGGCGGCCGGATCCCTACACGGCACCGTCACCAAGCCGGACGGGTCACCGGCCGCCAACGCGCTGATCTCGGCGGTCACGGGGGACACCTCCGCGGTGACCACCACCGCGGCGGCCGACGGAACGTACGTGCTGCACCTGCCGCTGGGCACGTACACCGTGGACGTCTCGCTGGTCACCTTCGGGATCCACCGCTCCACCATCGTGCTCGACACCAGCGGGGAGCGGATGCGCCACGACGTGCGGCTGTCACTCAACGAGCGCACGGTCAGCGGCGTCATCCGGGACTCACTCGGACAGCCGGTCCGGGGCGCCGAGGTGTGGCTCGCGCACAGCGATCTGCCGACGGTGCGGATGACCACCGCAGCGGACGGGGCGTACCGGTTCACCAAGGTCCCCGAGTCCGACGTGGCCACGTACGTCTACGCGAGCGTCAACAGCTGTCAGCGTGACGGGCGGCTCTACCTGCCGACGATCATCGGTGGCGACGCGGTCACCGACATCACGGTGGTCTCCCCGATGGGCGTGATCGACGGCGCCGACGGGTTCGGCCACCAGTGCCTGCTGGGCGCGGTGGAGCCGAGCTTCGCCACCACGACGGTGACGACCAGCGAGTACGGGGCACCGACCGCGGTCCCGCTGCCGTTCCCGTTCCGGCTGTACGGCCAGCAGTTCAGCACGGCATACGTGTCCCGCTACGGCTACCTGACGTTCGAGCCGGCGAGTTACCAGAGCGGCTCCAACAGCACGCTGCCCAGCAACAGCTCGTCCGCCCCGGACGCGGCGGTATACGCCTTCTGGGACAGCCTGGTTATGGACGGCTCGTCCCGGGTCGCCCACGGCACCGCCGGCACCGCGCCGAACCGGCGCTTCATGGTCTCCTGGCAGGACATGCTGCTCGACGGCGAGCGGCTCAGCGTCGACGCGGTGTTGCACGAAAACGGCCGCATCGACCTGCAGCATCGGTCCCTGCCCGACACCGCGGACGGGCGCGGCGACGGCGCCACCGTCGGCATCGAGGACGCCGACTCCTCGTACGCGCAGGAGTACAGCTACAACGAGGAGTGGCTGCGCTCCGGACAGTCGGTGCGGTTCCTGCCGCCCGGCACCGTCACCGGCGTCGTCACCGATGCCACGACCGGCGCGCCGCTGGCGGGGGCGACAGTGGAGTTCCTGCGGCTGGAGGAGGTCGAGGAGGAGACCGTCACCGATGCCACCGGCACCTTCACGCTGCGGGTGCCCCTGGGCACGTGGGACCTGGCGGTCGACGCCGCCGGTCACTTCCCCGGCACCGCGCAACAACGGCTCGACGCACCGTACGGCACGGTACGACGCGATGTGACGCTGACGCCGATCGGCTGA
- a CDS encoding M4 family metallopeptidase, with product MPVFVRRLRPWLVAGGDALLATALTVIVCWLVLRSLAGGAAGPVGAYLAGDLSGLAAAVAASTGAPLDWSIGATGGRLYPISMLLSGSQLALLVAGPLAAAVLLAWRAGRRRRSLGQAALVAGGYAALIGGLSATGAATATDPLVHLASPAWLAALAALAWASLAQLAAAALAPRAARRLATPARAGVLALVVVAAGMVVGQPAAAQPARSPAERVVPFAGDPTPAPGGYQRAGVADALARVGTEQGQAPVVAFEPWRGTPSMLSLSSRLGGDVPGWLRRNSGLFGVADASAQLRPLREQRERTGERHVWFEQYVGGVPVYGSRVGVHLDAAGRTVEFLTNSLEPDLVVDGRSASVSAQTATANARVALPDGSLVEPAKLYLLPAAADPGRRTPTVLAWHVWLTDAGEGVSTSYFVDAATGRLVYALPRSAHAKDRRIYDLNKLSDDKVPAFPKRKEGDGASGIQDVDEAYVNLGHTYDYYQQTFSRDSFDDSGGQLRALVRVRQDPDEPMRNAAFVPDVIDTMLFGEEMTKLDVVAHEMTHGVTFETADLWYMYQSGALNESFSDVFAEAVEKFATGSNDWLVGTGIPGGALRSMADPSLYGDPGHYRDFERSCLDMGGVHTNSGIQNKAFYLLSQKIGIDKAARIAYRTLTTYLSPRARFTDSRVGFIESANKLYGKGSAEAKESAAAWTAVGVDGVYEQARQDCLCIADTSLSGVGPEGLEPQGPGVDAVLGALLHVRDLFADGRTPALRHYEVVYADGGDRAIALMAADDDLRRRTAHAMQTLQPVLQTVGTPDGDATVVRAEMLAEVETLLRDYAAADRAAGGGALASVIETELGKANLPALSGLTANQALSYLDTHVG from the coding sequence GTGCCTGTGTTCGTACGCCGTCTGCGGCCGTGGCTGGTTGCCGGCGGTGACGCTCTGCTCGCCACGGCGCTGACCGTGATCGTTTGCTGGCTGGTGCTGCGGTCGTTGGCCGGCGGCGCGGCCGGGCCGGTCGGCGCCTACCTGGCCGGTGACCTGTCCGGGCTTGCCGCCGCCGTCGCCGCGAGCACCGGCGCGCCGCTGGACTGGAGCATCGGCGCCACGGGCGGCCGGCTGTACCCGATCTCGATGCTGCTGAGCGGTTCGCAGCTGGCGCTGCTGGTGGCCGGGCCGTTGGCGGCGGCGGTGCTGCTGGCCTGGCGGGCCGGCCGCCGCCGGCGGTCACTCGGTCAGGCCGCGCTGGTCGCGGGCGGCTATGCGGCCCTGATCGGGGGGCTGTCCGCCACGGGCGCCGCCACCGCGACGGATCCGCTGGTGCACCTCGCGTCGCCCGCCTGGCTCGCTGCGCTGGCCGCGCTGGCCTGGGCGTCACTCGCCCAGCTGGCTGCGGCCGCGCTGGCGCCACGCGCGGCGAGGCGGCTGGCCACGCCGGCCCGGGCCGGCGTGCTGGCCCTGGTGGTGGTGGCTGCGGGCATGGTGGTCGGGCAGCCCGCTGCGGCGCAGCCGGCGCGGTCCCCGGCCGAGCGGGTAGTGCCGTTCGCGGGCGACCCGACGCCGGCGCCTGGCGGCTACCAGCGGGCCGGGGTCGCGGACGCCCTCGCACGTGTGGGGACCGAGCAGGGACAGGCGCCGGTCGTCGCGTTCGAGCCGTGGCGGGGGACGCCGTCGATGCTGAGCCTGTCCAGCCGCCTCGGCGGGGATGTGCCGGGCTGGCTGCGGCGCAACTCGGGCCTGTTCGGCGTGGCCGACGCGAGTGCCCAGCTACGGCCGCTACGTGAGCAGCGGGAGCGCACCGGCGAGCGGCACGTGTGGTTCGAGCAGTACGTGGGCGGGGTGCCGGTCTACGGCTCCCGGGTCGGTGTGCACCTGGACGCCGCCGGGCGCACGGTGGAGTTCCTGACCAACTCGTTGGAGCCGGACCTGGTCGTGGACGGACGCAGCGCCTCGGTCAGCGCGCAGACCGCGACGGCGAACGCCCGCGTCGCGCTGCCGGATGGCTCGCTGGTGGAGCCGGCGAAGCTGTACCTGCTGCCCGCCGCGGCGGACCCGGGCCGCCGTACGCCGACCGTGCTGGCCTGGCACGTGTGGCTGACCGACGCCGGTGAGGGCGTGTCGACGTCGTACTTCGTCGACGCGGCGACCGGGCGGCTGGTGTATGCGCTGCCGCGCTCCGCGCACGCCAAGGACCGGCGCATCTACGACCTGAACAAGCTCTCCGACGACAAGGTGCCGGCGTTCCCGAAGCGCAAGGAGGGCGACGGAGCGAGCGGCATCCAGGACGTGGACGAGGCGTACGTCAACCTCGGCCACACCTACGACTACTACCAGCAGACGTTCAGCCGCGACAGCTTCGACGATTCCGGCGGGCAGCTACGGGCGCTGGTCCGGGTCCGCCAGGACCCGGATGAGCCGATGCGCAACGCGGCGTTCGTGCCGGATGTCATCGACACGATGCTCTTCGGCGAGGAGATGACCAAGCTGGACGTGGTTGCGCACGAGATGACGCACGGGGTCACCTTCGAGACCGCCGACCTGTGGTACATGTACCAGTCCGGGGCTCTCAACGAGAGCTTCTCCGACGTCTTCGCCGAGGCCGTGGAGAAGTTCGCGACCGGTAGCAACGACTGGCTGGTCGGCACCGGCATTCCCGGCGGTGCACTGCGCAGCATGGCCGACCCGTCGTTGTACGGCGATCCCGGCCACTATCGCGACTTCGAGCGTAGCTGCCTGGACATGGGTGGGGTGCACACCAACTCGGGCATCCAGAACAAGGCGTTCTACCTGCTGTCGCAGAAGATCGGCATCGACAAAGCCGCGCGGATCGCCTACCGCACCCTGACCACCTACCTGTCGCCGCGGGCCCGGTTCACCGACTCCCGGGTCGGGTTCATCGAGTCCGCCAACAAGCTCTACGGCAAGGGCTCGGCCGAGGCCAAAGAGTCGGCTGCGGCGTGGACGGCGGTCGGCGTCGATGGCGTGTACGAGCAGGCCAGACAGGACTGCCTGTGCATCGCCGACACGTCGCTGTCCGGGGTGGGCCCGGAGGGCCTGGAGCCGCAGGGTCCGGGCGTGGACGCGGTGCTCGGCGCGCTGCTGCACGTACGGGACCTGTTCGCCGACGGGCGCACCCCGGCGCTGCGGCACTACGAGGTCGTCTACGCCGACGGTGGCGACCGGGCGATCGCGCTGATGGCCGCCGACGACGACCTGCGCCGGCGCACCGCCCACGCGATGCAGACGCTGCAACCGGTGCTGCAGACCGTCGGCACACCGGACGGTGACGCCACAGTGGTGAGGGCGGAGATGCTCGCCGAGGTGGAGACGCTGCTACGTGACTACGCGGCCGCCGACCGGGCGGCTGGTGGTGGCGCGCTGGCCTCGGTCATCGAGACCGAGCTCGGCAAGGCGAACCTCCCGGCGCTGTCCGGGCTGACCGCCAACCAGGCGTTGTCGTACCTCGACACGCACGTCGGCTGA